TTACAATATTCAGAATTTTTTAAAATAGAGGAAATAATGACAACTGCACAAAACACAAGTCCGCTTTTGCTTGAAATTGGAACAGAGGAATTACCTGCGATTCCATTTTTAGCTGAACTTCCAAATATCAAAAGCAAATTTCAAAAAATCCTAAAAGCCAATCGTCTGCCTTGTGAATTTGACTTTTTTTACACACCGCGTCGCTTAGTGATAATTGCTCAAGATTTTCCACAAATTCAAAATACGCAAGTGCTAGAGTTTTTTGGTCCTCCTTTAAATATTGCTTATAAAGACAACACGCCCACTCCAGCAGCGTTGGGATTTTTCAAAAAATGTGGAATCACGGAAAAAGAAGTTATAACGACAACAAAAGAGGGTAAAGAGATTCTCTATTGCCAAAAACAAGCCGAACAAATACCAGCAATTCATCTCTTAGAGGCAATGATTCAAGAATTTTTAGAATCTCTAAATTTTGGCAAAACAATGCGTTGGGGTAGCCTGAAAGATTCCTTTATTCGTCCTATATCTTGGATTTTATGTTTGTTCAACCACCAATTAGTCCCTCTCAAACTTTATGGCATAGAATCCAAAGCACAAACTTTTGTGCATCGCAATATCAGTTTTGAACCCTTAGAAGTTCAAAATATTCCAAATTATTTTGATACTTTGTGCAATGGCGGCGTGATTTTAGACCAAACCAAGCGCAAAGAAAAAATACTAGAAGAAATTAGGCAAATTGAAAGTGATAGAGGCATTAAGGTAGAAATGGATACAGGACTCTTAGAAGAAATCGTCAGTATCACTGAATATCCTACTGCGCTTTTTGGCGAATTTAGCGAACATTTCTTGGAACTTCCTGCGCCTTGTATCATCACTTCAATGAAAGTGAATCAACGTTACTTCGCTACTTACAAAGATTCAAAACTCTACCACGGCTTTATCGTTGTTTCCAACAGCCTAGCGCAGAATCCAAAAGCCATTGTAGAGGGAAATATCAAAGTCTTACGCGCACGTTTAGAAGACGCTCTGTTTTTCTATCACAATGACTTGAAGACAGGCTTTCAACCCGAAAGATTGAAAGAAGTTACTTTTGTAGAGGGTTTGGGTTCTATGTGGGAAAAAACAGAGCGCGAACGCAAAATCATTCAAGTTTTAAGCACATTATTCCAAACACAACTTTCTGCTTTAGAGCCAAATTTCGGACTTCTTTTAGAGATTTTAGACCAAGCCGCAACATTAAGCAAGGCAGATTTAATGAGCGAAATGGTTTATGAATTTACCGAATTACAGGGTATTATGGGATATTATTACGCAAAAGACTTACGCTATGATGATAGAATCGCCCTTGCAATTTTAGAACAATATTTACCAAACTCCGAAGAAAGTGCTTTGCCCTCCAATCTCATCAGCGCACTCATTGCACTTGCTTATAAGCTAGATAATCTAATGGGGCTTTTTAGTATTGCCAAGATTCCAAGTGGCTCACGCGACCCTTTTGCTTTGCGGCGTGCGGCAAATGGAGTGATTAAAATCGTTTTGCATTTTAATTTACCCTTTGATTTAAAAACTATTTTAGAAAAACTTGCTCCACTCTATAAGCCTTTTGATTTAAAATTGCTTGAAAATTTTATTTTAGAGAGACTAGATTCTGTGCTAAATTTCAATGCCTCCCTTTTGCGCGCTGTTTTGACAACAGGCGAGCGCGACTTAGTGCAAATTTCTCAAAAACTCCTTGCGCTAGATTCCGCACTAAAAAATCAAGACAAGAAGCTCTTGTCCCAGACTTTTAAACGGCTTGCAAACATCACAAAAGAAGTTTGTTTGGATTCTCCTTTAAGCATTAAAGAAGAAAAATTACTCGCTCCAGAAGAAATAGAACTCTATCAAGCCTTTAATTCCTGCAATCTTCAAGGCTGCGATTATGCTACGCGTTTAGATTCCTTGCTTAAACTCAACCCCATTTTGGATAGATTCTTTGACAAGGTACTAGTAAATACCCCCGATGAGGATTTCAAAAACAACCGCAAACATTTGATTGCAAGGATTTATAAGGCATTTTTAGAGATTGCAGAGATTAAAGAAATCAGTCTGTAAGGTATAGTTTGCGCGTATTTACTGAAATTGAAATTGCAAAAATTCAACAAGCCATTTCAGAAAAAAAAGAGAAATTTCCACAAGAATGGCTTGGGCACACACTCGCCTACACACCTTATCAGCCACGCCCTCTACCTGAAATCTTTAAAAAACCTGTGGATTCTACTCCTAAAATTCTCTATGACTTCTCTCTGCAAACATTGGATACTAGCGCGACGCAAATTTCACTTTTGCAAACAGCCAAAGACTATGAGAGCCGAGCTTGTGGGTTTTTTGTAGAATCTTTGGAGATTCTAACCTATATTCGCCGCTATGTGAGTATTCCGCTGATTTATGATTTTTTAATCTTAGATTCTTATCAACTTTTAGAATCCCTTGTTTATGGTGCAGATAGCGTTGTTTTGTTGCCCAAATTTTTGACGCAAAAACAGCTCAAAAATCTAAGCGATTACGCTACAAAAATAGGTTTAAGCATAATCTTTCGGATAGAATCCAAAGAAGATCTTACCAAAGCAATTTTTTCTAAAGCCGATATTTTGGATTTAAATGAAAATTTTTCGCTCCTTTCTATGATTCCAAAAAACAAAATTATCCTAAGCAAGATTCCAAAAAATTTCCAAGAAAGCCACCAAAATTACTTCAAAGCACTTGACATTACCATTTTAGAATTATAAATTCTTGTCTTATTATTCCAAAAATAAATAAAATGAAAAATAATTTTTAAGTAATTCTTTAGAATTTTTTAGTTAAAAACCTGATTTTAAAATTTATTGATTCCGTGGAGTAATTTATGTCCTTAATGATTAATGAAGAATGTATTGCCTGCGATGCTTGTCGCGAAGAATGCCCCAATGAAGCGATTGAAGAGGGAGACCCTCATTACACAATCGACCCAGAAAAATGCACAGAATGTTATGGATTCTATGATGAGCCTGCGTGTCTATCTGTTTGCCCAGTAGATGCTATAATCTCCGACCCTGATAATGTAGAAACCCTAGAAGAGCTAAAGTTCAAACACTCTCAATTACACCAAGAAGATTAGACTAAGGCAACAAAAGTGGCACAAATCACTGCAATTATTGATATTGGTTCAAACTCTGCGAGAATGGCAATTTTTGAAAAAACAAGCCATTTGGGATTCCATTTGCTTTATGAATCCAAAAGCAAAGTCCGAATCTCTGAATCCACTTATGAACATCAAGGCTATTTGCAACAAAAACCAATGGAACGTGCTCTTTGCGCCTTAAAAGACTTTTTGTGGATTGCTAAATTACATAAAGCACGCAAGATTTTATGTGTCGCTACTTCCGCAGTGCGTGATGCGCCCAACAAAGCAGACTTTTTAAAACTTGCAAAAAAGATTGGATTGAAAATCAAGGTTATCACAGGAGAACAAGAAGCATATTTTGGAGCATTAAGCGCGCTTAATCTTTTGCCCTATCACGAAGGTCTTACGATTGATATTGGCGGTGGAAGCACGGAATGCGCGCTAATAGAAAATTCCAAAGTAGTAGATAAAATCTCATTAAATATAGGGACAATCCGATTAAAAGAATTATTCTTTGACAAAGGAGACTTACAAGGCGCAAGAAATTTTGTCCAACAAACGCTTGCGCAACTTCCCTCTCATTTTCATCATCGACGAATTTTTGGGATTGGTGGAACTGCAAGGGCGTTGAGCAAAATCATTCAAAAGCAAATCAACTATCCACTAGACACATTGCACGCTTTTGAATACGATTTTGCAACACACCACGAGTTTTTTCGTGAAATTTACACCGCAAAACCAGATGAATTGCCACAACTCGGCATTCAAGCAGACAGGATTGATTCCATTCAAGGGGGAGCTTTAATCTTTCATCTTGCCCTATTGCACTTCAAAGCCGAAAATGTTGTTACAAGCGGAGTTGGAGTGCGTGAGGGTGTTTTTTTGAATGACCTTTTGCGCTATGAAAATGGGCATTTCCCTCCGAACTTCAATCCTAGTGTGCGGAATCTAAAAGACCGCTTTATCCGTGATTTCAAACAATCCAATTCACAAAAAACCCTTGCGCTCAAGCTTTTTGAAGCTCAAAGAAAAATCCCATTAATCCATGATTCCTACCAACAACATTTAAGCGTTAGTGCGGAATTATGTAATATCGGAATTGCGCTTAATTTTTATGAAAAAAGTCATCACGGAAATTACATTTTATTTAATGCCCTAAGTTATGGTTTAAGTCATCAAGACAGATTATTGATTGCAACACTTGTAAAGTTCGCTTTTAAAAAGATTCCACAGACTTTAACTTATGCTAATTTATTGCCTGAAATCAAAGTGATTAAGATTCTTAGCTTTTTTGTAGGGCTTTGCGAAATCCTAAGCAAGAATCAAATACCAAAAAACTTTCAATTCTCCTTTGAATCAAGTCAAAATGGATATACTTTACAGATTACACATTCAGAGTTTTCCTATCTTGTGCGAGAGCAAATTTCTAAACTGATTCCTCCAAGCCCTATTATAGAAATTGCATTGATTCAAACCACAAAAGCCAACCAATGAAAACTCCGCTGAAAGTCGCCATTGTCCGCTTAAGCTCACTTGGAGATATTATCCATAGTGCGAGCTTATTGCCGCTACTTCTTGAATCCCTCAAACCAACTTATGCAGTTACTTTGCATTGGTATATTGATAAAATCTTTAGTGAGATTTTGGAGGATTCTCCTTTGATTGATAAACTCATCGCATTGCCTTTGAAAGAGGCGATTGCTTCTAGGAAATTCTATGCTTTGACAGCAATTTACCATACTCTAAAGCAAGAATCCTATGATATTGTATTAGACTTGCAAGGTTTGTTAAAATCTGCTTTGATAAGCAAGCTTTTATCAACAAACAAAGTTATAGGATTTCAAACCGCTAAAGAATCTCTCGCAACCTTTTTTTATCACCAAAAAATCCCAATCCCTTATGAAGAACATATTTTATTACGTAATGCAACTTTGGCTTTTAGCGCATTTGGCTTGAAAATTCCCACTTTAGAGACTTTAAAAAACCCTCAAAATTTCTTAGGATTCCAAGATTCTTTCCTACCTTTTGACTTGCCAAAAAACAAAAAAATTCTTTGTGTGTTAGAGACTTCCAAGCCCAACAAAACTTATCCCATAAAATCTTTCGTGGAGCTTGCCTCACTCCTAAACGCAAAATCCTATACACCGCTTTTCCTAAGTCGTGAAACCTTAGAGATTCTAAACCCAAAAAATACACGATTCCAAAGTATCCATAGCTTAAATTTAAATCAAATCAAAATGCTCGTGGCACAAATGGATTTAGTCATTGGAGGTGATACAGGTATTACACATCTTGCTTGGGCATTCCATCGCCCCTCTATCACACTTTTTGGAGCAACACCAGCACAAAGATTCAACCTTAGCACACGACAAAACCTTTATCTTAGTGCCAATGAACAAGCAAATTACAAAAAAGATGATTTTAGCATTCGTGAGATTTCCCCCTCTCGTATCTGCACACTTGCTTGTGCGATTTTGGAGGGGAATCTCAAACACCAAACAAAAGAGAAGCAATGAAAATTTTTCAATCCTTTAAAGAATTTTTATTTCTTTTTTTTCTGCAAGGATTGGGCTACTTCTTTCTATATTTGCCCCATTTCTTGCGCTTTAGCTTGGCAAAAGGAATCGCATTTTTTTTGTATCTGCTAGATTCTAGGCGCAAGTTTGATTTGCTAGCAAACTTGGATTTTGCCTACAATCACTCCCTAACCAATGCCCAAAAACACGAAATCCTAAAGTGCAATTACCTCAATCTCGTATATAATTCTATCAGCTTTTTTATGCTCTCTGTAAGCACTAAAGAGCGAATTCTCCAAACAACGCGCTTTGAAAATGGCGAAATCATAGAATCCCTGCTAAGAAATGGTGAAAAAATCATCTTTGTTACCGCGCATTATGGCAACTGGGAATACACTACTCCCGCCTTTACTTGTCATTTCAACCACCCCATTACCGCTGTGGCGAGAATGACGCCAAACACTTGGGTGAATCGCTATCTTTTAGAAACGCGTTCTAAATTCCATATCACGATTCTCAACAAACAAGGTGCAATGCTAGGACTCGTCAAAGCACTTAACAAAACAAAGGTAATTGGGGCTGTAACAGACCAAAATACTGCCAAGAGTGATGGGTTATTGGTAAAGTTTTTTGATAAAAATGTCCGACACACACCCATTGCATCTCTTTTGTCCTTGAAATATCACGCCAAAATTGTGCATGCTTTTGCTTCCTATTCTCAAGATTATCGTCAAATCCTCATCAAAGTTCTGCCTCCCATAGAATTTCAAGAAACAGGAGACTTACAAGCCGATATTCAGAATTTAACACAAATCCAAAGCGATATTTTGGAGCAAACTATTCGTGAAAATCCAAAAGAATGGCTATGGTTTCACAAAAAATTCAAAAATCAATACGAGCATATCTATGAAAATTCTCATCATCAAACTAAATAAAATCGGCGATGTTTTACTAATTAGCCCACTTTTTTCCAATCTAAAAGCCCATTATGGAGAAGAATGTATTATTGATATACTTGTTAATGACGGCACACAAGGCGCAATTAGCCGCGAGCATTTGCGCAAGATTCACTGCCTAAGACGTCCGAAAAATCCTTGGCAAAAACTACAAGCCGAAATCTCCTTACTCTATGCTGTCAAGCGAGAAAAATATGATATGGTAATTGGCTTAGGCAGTGGGGAGCGCACAGCATTTTTGAGTTTTTGGAGCGGAGCTAAGATTCGCGTTGGATACCCGCCCCATAGCTTTTGGTCTAAATCTATTTATAACTTAAGGCTACCCTACAAAGGAGGACAACATACGATTGAATATAACCTAGAAGCCTTGCGTGCGCTTGGGATTCCTATTCTCTCTAAATGTGTCTGTGCAAATATCGCACTAGATTGCGAGAAACTTAAGAATCTCCCACAATATTTCGTGCATTTACATCTCTTTAGTAGCTGGTTTTTTAAATGTATAGAGGATAGTTTTTGCGCAAAAATCATTGATTTCATCACGCAAACCTACCAACTCCCTTGCATTCTCACTACTTCAAATGACCCAAGGGAATCCGAAAAACTTCAGCACATTTTACAGCTAACTAAAAGCAAGCCCATTGTGTTTAATGGCAATTTATCGCTAGGTGAAGTATCTTTGCTAAACTCCAAAGCCTTAGCGTTTATCGGTGTAGATACAGGCGTTATGCACTTAAGTGCGGCAAACAACACTCCAACTTTTGCATTTTTTGGTCCAACATCACCTATGACTTGGGGTCCTTGGGATAATGACTTACAAGATTCCACTTATCTTGCGCGCAATGGAATCCAAAGTATGGGAAAACATTGCGTCTATCAAGAGCCATTACCTTGCGTGCCTTGCGACAGAGACGGCTGCAATGGAAGCAAAAAGAGTGATTGCTTGCTTGGTAAGCTAGACGAAAATCTTGCACTAAAAACTTTACAAGACTTTCTTACACCTCTTATGCCTACAAACTAACTGCGTCCTCTGCATTTAAAAGTGCATTAAGTGTAGCTTTGGCATTGCCAACTTGACCGACTTTGAGAGATTCTAAAAGTCCAAAATGTTCCAAACAAGTTTGACAAGAAAAAATTGCAATCCCTTGCGCCTCTAAAGATTTCAGGACTTCAACCCCTGCCGCATTCGTTGTAGCCAACAAAACACCGCGATTTAATAAATAAATCGCTTGAGGTTGCGGATTGCATTCTTTCATTGTACTTAAAAATCCCAAGATAAGCTTGCGTCCAAGCTCGCTATTTTCACCGATTGAGTCGTCTTTAATCAATAAAACCTTTTTCACTTTCTCTCCCTTTAAGATTCTATAATTTTATCTAAAACTCTTTGTTCAAAACCTAAATTTCTAGCCTGAAACAAAAAGATTCTGAATTTCTTTGGAATCCCCAAACAACGATATTTTTCGCGCAATTTCTTAGGGATAATTACCAAAGAATAAGTATAAGTGGAGAGGAATATTTTGCCCTTTATTTTTTCTATTGCGATTTTATGCCTAAAAACTTGTGAAAAACTTTTTTCCTCCAAAAGTCGCTTTAATTCCAATTTTTGCACACGAGAGAGCAAAACACCACAAATTTTACACACCAAATCCACAGATTCTAAAGCATTGTTTAAAGATTCCAATCCCAACACACAAAATTTACCTAAAGTTGGAATCTCAAAAACTTGATTTGTAGGCGCAACACTTTCTTGTTGAAATCCCTTACAAAGCTCTTTTAAACTAAATGCGATTCCGCTTTCAAACTCACTTAAAAGCCTTTTGGTAAAATTGATTCTAAAATAATTGCGCTGATAACGCGGATTGAGATTGCTAAAATCCTCAAAATAAAAAAAATGATTTTTTTGGAGATATTTTAAAATTTCCGCGTGACTGACCTGCCATAGAGGACGCACAATCCAATAACTGATTTTTTCTTGCTGAATCTCTCTAATGCAAAT
This is a stretch of genomic DNA from Helicobacter ganmani. It encodes these proteins:
- the glyS gene encoding glycine--tRNA ligase subunit beta; amino-acid sequence: MTTAQNTSPLLLEIGTEELPAIPFLAELPNIKSKFQKILKANRLPCEFDFFYTPRRLVIIAQDFPQIQNTQVLEFFGPPLNIAYKDNTPTPAALGFFKKCGITEKEVITTTKEGKEILYCQKQAEQIPAIHLLEAMIQEFLESLNFGKTMRWGSLKDSFIRPISWILCLFNHQLVPLKLYGIESKAQTFVHRNISFEPLEVQNIPNYFDTLCNGGVILDQTKRKEKILEEIRQIESDRGIKVEMDTGLLEEIVSITEYPTALFGEFSEHFLELPAPCIITSMKVNQRYFATYKDSKLYHGFIVVSNSLAQNPKAIVEGNIKVLRARLEDALFFYHNDLKTGFQPERLKEVTFVEGLGSMWEKTERERKIIQVLSTLFQTQLSALEPNFGLLLEILDQAATLSKADLMSEMVYEFTELQGIMGYYYAKDLRYDDRIALAILEQYLPNSEESALPSNLISALIALAYKLDNLMGLFSIAKIPSGSRDPFALRRAANGVIKIVLHFNLPFDLKTILEKLAPLYKPFDLKLLENFILERLDSVLNFNASLLRAVLTTGERDLVQISQKLLALDSALKNQDKKLLSQTFKRLANITKEVCLDSPLSIKEEKLLAPEEIELYQAFNSCNLQGCDYATRLDSLLKLNPILDRFFDKVLVNTPDEDFKNNRKHLIARIYKAFLEIAEIKEISL
- a CDS encoding beta/alpha barrel domain-containing protein translates to MRVFTEIEIAKIQQAISEKKEKFPQEWLGHTLAYTPYQPRPLPEIFKKPVDSTPKILYDFSLQTLDTSATQISLLQTAKDYESRACGFFVESLEILTYIRRYVSIPLIYDFLILDSYQLLESLVYGADSVVLLPKFLTQKQLKNLSDYATKIGLSIIFRIESKEDLTKAIFSKADILDLNENFSLLSMIPKNKIILSKIPKNFQESHQNYFKALDITILEL
- a CDS encoding YfhL family 4Fe-4S dicluster ferredoxin, with the protein product MSLMINEECIACDACREECPNEAIEEGDPHYTIDPEKCTECYGFYDEPACLSVCPVDAIISDPDNVETLEELKFKHSQLHQED
- a CDS encoding Ppx/GppA phosphatase family protein: MAQITAIIDIGSNSARMAIFEKTSHLGFHLLYESKSKVRISESTYEHQGYLQQKPMERALCALKDFLWIAKLHKARKILCVATSAVRDAPNKADFLKLAKKIGLKIKVITGEQEAYFGALSALNLLPYHEGLTIDIGGGSTECALIENSKVVDKISLNIGTIRLKELFFDKGDLQGARNFVQQTLAQLPSHFHHRRIFGIGGTARALSKIIQKQINYPLDTLHAFEYDFATHHEFFREIYTAKPDELPQLGIQADRIDSIQGGALIFHLALLHFKAENVVTSGVGVREGVFLNDLLRYENGHFPPNFNPSVRNLKDRFIRDFKQSNSQKTLALKLFEAQRKIPLIHDSYQQHLSVSAELCNIGIALNFYEKSHHGNYILFNALSYGLSHQDRLLIATLVKFAFKKIPQTLTYANLLPEIKVIKILSFFVGLCEILSKNQIPKNFQFSFESSQNGYTLQITHSEFSYLVREQISKLIPPSPIIEIALIQTTKANQ
- the waaC gene encoding lipopolysaccharide heptosyltransferase I, which codes for MKTPLKVAIVRLSSLGDIIHSASLLPLLLESLKPTYAVTLHWYIDKIFSEILEDSPLIDKLIALPLKEAIASRKFYALTAIYHTLKQESYDIVLDLQGLLKSALISKLLSTNKVIGFQTAKESLATFFYHQKIPIPYEEHILLRNATLAFSAFGLKIPTLETLKNPQNFLGFQDSFLPFDLPKNKKILCVLETSKPNKTYPIKSFVELASLLNAKSYTPLFLSRETLEILNPKNTRFQSIHSLNLNQIKMLVAQMDLVIGGDTGITHLAWAFHRPSITLFGATPAQRFNLSTRQNLYLSANEQANYKKDDFSIREISPSRICTLACAILEGNLKHQTKEKQ
- a CDS encoding lipid A biosynthesis lauroyl acyltransferase, producing MKIFQSFKEFLFLFFLQGLGYFFLYLPHFLRFSLAKGIAFFLYLLDSRRKFDLLANLDFAYNHSLTNAQKHEILKCNYLNLVYNSISFFMLSVSTKERILQTTRFENGEIIESLLRNGEKIIFVTAHYGNWEYTTPAFTCHFNHPITAVARMTPNTWVNRYLLETRSKFHITILNKQGAMLGLVKALNKTKVIGAVTDQNTAKSDGLLVKFFDKNVRHTPIASLLSLKYHAKIVHAFASYSQDYRQILIKVLPPIEFQETGDLQADIQNLTQIQSDILEQTIRENPKEWLWFHKKFKNQYEHIYENSHHQTK
- a CDS encoding glycosyltransferase family 9 protein — encoded protein: MKILIIKLNKIGDVLLISPLFSNLKAHYGEECIIDILVNDGTQGAISREHLRKIHCLRRPKNPWQKLQAEISLLYAVKREKYDMVIGLGSGERTAFLSFWSGAKIRVGYPPHSFWSKSIYNLRLPYKGGQHTIEYNLEALRALGIPILSKCVCANIALDCEKLKNLPQYFVHLHLFSSWFFKCIEDSFCAKIIDFITQTYQLPCILTTSNDPRESEKLQHILQLTKSKPIVFNGNLSLGEVSLLNSKALAFIGVDTGVMHLSAANNTPTFAFFGPTSPMTWGPWDNDLQDSTYLARNGIQSMGKHCVYQEPLPCVPCDRDGCNGSKKSDCLLGKLDENLALKTLQDFLTPLMPTN
- the yedF gene encoding sulfurtransferase-like selenium metabolism protein YedF, with the protein product MKKVLLIKDDSIGENSELGRKLILGFLSTMKECNPQPQAIYLLNRGVLLATTNAAGVEVLKSLEAQGIAIFSCQTCLEHFGLLESLKVGQVGNAKATLNALLNAEDAVSL
- the tilS gene encoding tRNA lysidine(34) synthetase TilS, which translates into the protein MGEHNFEITLEFVEELRGSRNLLAFSGGVDSSALYFLLKSYQIPFDVAIMNYGMRKQAALEVSYAQNLCLMDNKRCFVEYAPKIHNNFESNARKLRYDFFENLIMHFGYSHLILAHQLDDMLEWFLMQFCKGTNLQKMQMSPKYKRICIREIQQEKISYWIVRPLWQVSHAEILKYLQKNHFFYFEDFSNLNPRYQRNYFRINFTKRLLSEFESGIAFSLKELCKGFQQESVAPTNQVFEIPTLGKFCVLGLESLNNALESVDLVCKICGVLLSRVQKLELKRLLEEKSFSQVFRHKIAIEKIKGKIFLSTYTYSLVIIPKKLREKYRCLGIPKKFRIFLFQARNLGFEQRVLDKIIES